From the Pungitius pungitius chromosome 6, fPunPun2.1, whole genome shotgun sequence genome, one window contains:
- the duox2 gene encoding dual oxidase maturation factor 1 isoform X2 — MFTLLLLYSPCILQSQSGAKMTFYDDIYPFYPLQRTSFIFSGCLLTVILVFLVLAASLLLILPGIRGKSRLFWMCRIIISLFIGGVIVALNFTSDWAEARMTTNATYKSFSNAVVNADIGLHVGLYGINVTLKGNPVVQFNETIDYNEMFSWHDTMEEEYGEALERGLPNPILYIAEKFTLSSPCGLIFQYRYSGRYASATLWTAFCCWLLANILFTMPVILYAGYMMMATAAFIFFSMASFSTIMNAPQCVFCIGTDSFEINYSHSFWLALATGLLCAVIGILVSTLDFLMPERMKEAFSVGVDTYEDEDVCYGEGYLNTLFLDGVTVLPLTSNVTAEHT, encoded by the exons ATGTTCACTCTCCTCCTGCTGTACTCGCCTTGCATCCTTCAG TCTCAGTCGGGAGCTAAGATGACTTTCTACGATGACATTTACCCATTCTACCCGCTACAAAGGACCTCCTTTATCTTCAGTGGCTGCTTGCTCACCGTTATCCTGGTTTTTCTCGTGCTGGCAGCGAGTCTTCTTCTTATCCTGCCAGGGATACGAGGGAAGTCG AGGCTGTTCTGGATGTGTCGAATAATTATTAGCTTGTTCATCGGAGGGGTGATAGTCG CGCTCAACTTCACCAGCGACTGGGCCGAGGCCAGGATGACCACTAATGCCACCTACAAGTCATTCAGCAACGCTGTGGTTAATGCTGACATCGGCCTGCATGTCGGACTCTACGGCATTAATGTGACACTCAAGG GGAACCCCGTGGTTCAGTTCAACGAGACCATTGACTACAACGAGATGTTCAGCTGGCACGACACGATGGAGGAAGAGTACGGGGAAGCCCTGGAGAGAGGCTTGCCCAACCCCATCCTGTACATCGCGGAGAAATTCACCCTGAGCAGCCCGTGTGGACTCATCTTTCAGTACAGATACTCTGGACGATACGCCTCTGCGACCCTCTG GACGGCGTTTTGCTGCTGGTTGCTAGCGAATATCCTCTTCACCATGCCGGTCATTCTGTACGCCGGGTACATGATGATGGCCACCGCGgccttcatcttcttctccatGGCGTCCTTCTCCACCATCATGAATGCACCGCAGTGTGTTTTCTGCATAGGAACGGACTCGTTTGAAATCAATTACAGCCATTCGTTCTGGCTGGCTCTGGCTACAG GTTTGCTGTGCGCCGTCATCGGGATTCTGGTGTCGACGTTGGACTTTCTAATGccagagagaatgaaagaggcCTTCAGTGTTGGCGTCGACACTTATGAGGACGAGGATGTGTGTTATGGGGAGGGCTACTTGAATACGCTCTTTCTTGACGGAGTGACAGTTTTACCACTCACATCGAATGTCACAGCG GAGCACACATGA
- the duox2 gene encoding dual oxidase maturation factor 1 isoform X1, with the protein MLLCSRGERRALEESEDRPKSQSGAKMTFYDDIYPFYPLQRTSFIFSGCLLTVILVFLVLAASLLLILPGIRGKSRLFWMCRIIISLFIGGVIVALNFTSDWAEARMTTNATYKSFSNAVVNADIGLHVGLYGINVTLKGNPVVQFNETIDYNEMFSWHDTMEEEYGEALERGLPNPILYIAEKFTLSSPCGLIFQYRYSGRYASATLWTAFCCWLLANILFTMPVILYAGYMMMATAAFIFFSMASFSTIMNAPQCVFCIGTDSFEINYSHSFWLALATGLLCAVIGILVSTLDFLMPERMKEAFSVGVDTYEDEDVCYGEGYLNTLFLDGVTVLPLTSNVTAEHT; encoded by the exons TCTCAGTCGGGAGCTAAGATGACTTTCTACGATGACATTTACCCATTCTACCCGCTACAAAGGACCTCCTTTATCTTCAGTGGCTGCTTGCTCACCGTTATCCTGGTTTTTCTCGTGCTGGCAGCGAGTCTTCTTCTTATCCTGCCAGGGATACGAGGGAAGTCG AGGCTGTTCTGGATGTGTCGAATAATTATTAGCTTGTTCATCGGAGGGGTGATAGTCG CGCTCAACTTCACCAGCGACTGGGCCGAGGCCAGGATGACCACTAATGCCACCTACAAGTCATTCAGCAACGCTGTGGTTAATGCTGACATCGGCCTGCATGTCGGACTCTACGGCATTAATGTGACACTCAAGG GGAACCCCGTGGTTCAGTTCAACGAGACCATTGACTACAACGAGATGTTCAGCTGGCACGACACGATGGAGGAAGAGTACGGGGAAGCCCTGGAGAGAGGCTTGCCCAACCCCATCCTGTACATCGCGGAGAAATTCACCCTGAGCAGCCCGTGTGGACTCATCTTTCAGTACAGATACTCTGGACGATACGCCTCTGCGACCCTCTG GACGGCGTTTTGCTGCTGGTTGCTAGCGAATATCCTCTTCACCATGCCGGTCATTCTGTACGCCGGGTACATGATGATGGCCACCGCGgccttcatcttcttctccatGGCGTCCTTCTCCACCATCATGAATGCACCGCAGTGTGTTTTCTGCATAGGAACGGACTCGTTTGAAATCAATTACAGCCATTCGTTCTGGCTGGCTCTGGCTACAG GTTTGCTGTGCGCCGTCATCGGGATTCTGGTGTCGACGTTGGACTTTCTAATGccagagagaatgaaagaggcCTTCAGTGTTGGCGTCGACACTTATGAGGACGAGGATGTGTGTTATGGGGAGGGCTACTTGAATACGCTCTTTCTTGACGGAGTGACAGTTTTACCACTCACATCGAATGTCACAGCG GAGCACACATGA